The sequence cccATCCTAAGTGAGATTTTGCAGTAGAGTGAATTCTTGAGATTGTATTGTGAACATGTAAAACTTGTAGACACTCATGTTATGAATATCCGAGTTCTTGGAGTATTCAAAGTAGCGAAGAACCTCGGAAAATACAGCAAGCAAAAGTCCCTAATTGTGTCATGTTATTAGGGTTTAGGGTGGGTTTGCCAGGGAGCAAGCAAAAAGTCCCTAATTACTTTTGTCGGCACGTATACTCGTAACTTATATATTAAgtaatattttagaaaaataaaaaactagaaGCACAAATATTAACTATTGAACAAGCATAGAAGGATATGATTGCATTATCACGTCAGAATTGTGTCATGATGTTTCTTGGAATTTCAAgaattaaattaccaaaaaaaaactAAACCTTAACAAATATATCAGATGTGAATcaaattttattcaataaaattcatgtaaaaGTATAACAAATTAATGTCGATGTACAAAAATGTATAAAATTCATGCATTCTCTGAGCTGGAAATTGATTCGGTCCGGCGCACACTGTAACTCCCAGTCTTCAAAAATCCGGCAAGGTTTCTCTGTGCAGGTAGATCGTATTGACTAAAAGCACGTTGTCCTTCACTTATAAGCATGCCTATTTTAACACACAGATTTCCCTCTCTTCGTTCCGAAACCGGAAACATCACCTGCATCTGAAGGCATTGCGAATCCCCTTTTCGATCTCTAAATATTCATGCTTCCTGCTGCTGTTAATTTGATGATCAGCTGCCATTCTTTTCAGTTTCTGCCTCTTTATCATGGCGCTCAACCTTTCTCTCCTGATAATATTCCCAGTTTTTACTGGAACTGGAATTGCATCAAGCCCCATAAGTTTGGCCACCACCCCTGGATTGCACCAAATAACACCCTCCCCACCAGGCATTAATATCTGATCAGTTCTCTCAACCGGACCCAAATTTGTGAAAGAACACCGATACATGGAGCCTTTCCCGTCAAGTGAAAACCGCGGACACTGATCCAAGACGTTTCTCTCACTTCTCGGGATATCGGAGCTGTTTACACACGGCATTCTATGCTGAACCCCGACTTCCCCGTCATTCAGTGCCTTTGATCTTCTAGATATTCTCTCCTCCATCTCTAACTTCAATATCAACTCCTCCAGCGTCGGATGGCTCTCCTGCAATGGAGAGTTAACAAGTACTGGTTGCGCCACCAAAGTGCGATGATCTGCTGCTTTGTTCTGGTCTAGTGTGGAGGTTGAGATGTCACTATTGCAAAAGTTTCTGAACCCCTTCTTCATCTTTGCTCCAAGAGCATTCTTGAGCAGAAACATAGAGAAGTCCTTCATTTTTTGGTGATTTATACTCCAACAACGGATTTAGCTAACTAGTTTGACAAACATATATATGATCAGTAGTTAGCCCGAATATATAAATGGAATAGCGGCGACAGTTTTTATTGCATGTTTCTTTCTTTAAAACTACTCACATGATGAATGAGAAGGTCTCACGAGAGCTCCATGCCTTTTTATGAAAAGTTACAAAGGGAACTTTGGCTTTGGAGGTTCATCTGCTCAAGTTTGTTGAGTATGTTTTAATGAGTATTAAAGTCCAAATTtcctaattttttattttcatagttTGGGATTAGACATTAATTtgcaaaacaaaaattaaaacaagtgtaaaaaatatatttggagaCAATGtgataatgcaatgcatgatttaattttcctttaAAACGATCTTGcttaaattttttctttgcaaaatGACTGTTTGAAAAGACAGACTAGAAAACAAAATTGAACTGGTTATATCTCAAAATCTTGGTCAAaggtaattttttaaattttctctaAAATACACAGTACTAAATAAAACAGCATACTTGCGTAAGCATTAAATGAGCAATGGCATGACATTTAGTATTGACATTAATTAAAGTTGATAAGAGTTGTGAGACATTAATTTTTCACGCCATATGAATGTGTTTTGGGCAAATTCCCATTTTAAAATGTCAAATAAGAGGGATTATTTCCTATGAATTACCATAATTAAATTTGGTCTTAGATTAAAATTACTAATCAAATTATCgttttaattatgttaaatTCCAAATATATGAATTAACTTTTTAcctttttttacattatttttattaaacataCATTATTAGAATAATgtagtttatattaaattaacaaaatattataatatcactaaattttattaaaatataaattaatgtaTGCAAATGAAATAAAGAACCGTACGCATGTCACTAAATTGTTTATGTATATACATCCAtggtttaataaattaaactttTAATAACCATTCTcgtaatttttattcaaattagtttttaagaatttaaaatttataaataaatatatggagtaaaaaaatttctcattaAACTTATTATTTCGTTTATAGTGGCATTTTTTAAGATTAAAGCTAATGTTTTGATAcattaataatttgtaaaatttcgaagaaaaaattatgatttggCACTCATTTAATTAAACTTACATTACGATAATTACCCATGATCGTGCACTACGCGTGCTAGTAttaactttttaaataatttgcaAATTACTTCTAGCTACATCATGCTTATTTATATATAACTCAAATTTTGTAGCTTTTAGGTTCAGAAATTATGTAGttggaaaaatattaattagctAGGATACAAGTTACTCATCCTCGTGCGAGTATCAATCAACTTTCAATAATTTGAGCACGAGTATAattcttgtataaatttgaTATGGAATTTAAATAAGTATAATTATAACATTTTTTGTCAACACTGTCATATTCAACATTGAGTCGCATCAATCGGAGTCGAAGGAGAAGAGGGAGGCCGGACAGCCACAGAACATTGAGCTCCTGGCGCGGTGCTTCGTTATCCTTCAGCAGCGCCTCACATCTTGTGGAGACAGGAGAAACCCCGGATGTCGCAGAGCAGCCTCGGCAGTAGCAGCATGCATCAGCAAGAGCATGCAATAGCTATAGCTGCATCAGCGTGAGCAATGGCCTCAGCAATAACAGTAGACGAGCTTGTGCTTGAAGCCCGACCGGCATGACCTGACAGAGCATCTGAGAAGGTGACATATGCCTGAGAACCGATGCCATATAACTGCTTCTTTCTTATCCTCACCAACCATCTACTCAGCAACTTTGATCTTTGACAGCCATTCCTCAGTGGTAGATTGAGAAGCCTCAACAAACCTCACATTCAACTTCTCCTACAAAATACCAAATAAAACCATTAtgccatttattttaaaatatgcaaatttaattaaaatttaaattgtggaaaaattacaattttagtccTTAAGTtgtcatgatttgaaattttgtcTTGTAACTTGTCAAGCTTTGATTTTCATCCAATATCTTGgatatttttttggtttttgatcGTTTTTCGCTAGAAACCATTGAACTCGTCAAATATTACTTACTTCGCAATGATGCTATCTACCATGAATattatgtcaaaaataaaactcatgatatacatattaaaattcatgaaagtaaaaataaagagaaaattaaaaaaaatgacattcaATATTACAAAATgggatgaaaaaatattatcgtTTACTagttttcttatatttttgcTTACGTATATTATAATACGTATAATATAGATTTTATTCTATTCATATGAATATGAATCATTACAAGGGTATCGTGATAgtgaaattaatttttgtttttatctaACAAATATTGCATAATTTTAATtcgtttaatatttattatggaAAAAGAGTTTTTAGATTCTCACAAGAAAGATCCACAAGCAATGTACAAATTACCTTGACATCATGCTCATTTATAAATCATATTGTCTCGCTTTCAAGTAAAGTTTATGTTTTTGGCAAAATATTAATCAATATATAAGTTAATCGTGCGAgtattaacatttttatattgtacaaattatctttatgtcatgtttatttaaaacttaaattttgcAGCATTAAGTTGcaaatttatgtttttggaaACATATTACTTAATATGTACGTTGCTAAAATATATAGTGTTTCAACATCAACGATAAACAACCACTACGGTGAAGGGGATAAGGTCATGTCATCATCAATTGGAGTTGAAGAAGGCAGGACAAGTGTATATTCCTCATCAAAAGTCGAACCTGCTGTCGTGGAACATCGAAAACATTTTCTCGAGTCCATATATAGATAGTGTCTTTATCCATTCAATAGATGACACGTGTGTTTTGTCGGATATATTTTATCCACTCAACACATCTTGAGGAGATAAAATTGTATCATGTATTGGGTGGATATTATTCAAATtgatgaaaaatatgttatccACATTGATAATGACCGTATCTACATCATTTGTTTAAGGTTTTTTCCGGTTCAATCCTAAATGGATTTAACAAGTCGATTTAGGCCCAAACATAGTCCTTTTTCGTATATTTGATTGATAATAAATTAGACGGAAGAAATCTTCTAACGTGAGACATATATATCTAAAATTTGATTCCCCAAAATTCCTCTCTAAAAATCCACAAATCAATTTCGTCCTAATTTCTTGTTCTTCCCAAGGCATCTCCCTCTCTGTCGGACGAAACaagttgatattttaaaattcatctgGTACAGAATTAGGAATGACCACAAACAAATGAGATTGAACCAGGAATTTTCCCAATAAATTCGATATGATATTAGATTTTAAAAACTGTAATTTTAGTTGAATCTCGTTACATTTTGATTCTCAGTACATTGATCATAAGAGAATCAAACCAATTTCGGGCTATTTTAAAACTGTCAAGTACTATTAACTCATTGAGAAGGTTTAAGCTAGGTTATGATCATTTTAATCTATTAACCTCAAAAGATGAGTCAAtattcatttaattttgtttaatatcttaatttaaatattattaaaaaaatcactaTTTTTCAGTCCACGTTGAAGAAAACAAACCAACTAATTGTACAAAGCGAGACATTGAACTGTCTCAAAGTCTTTGTCACAAAGAATTGTTTCCCTGCAAGTGTTGCCATATTCTGTATAGCAAATATATTGAAATACAGagtttaaaatactaaaaaaagattttttatttattacaacACACGCTGGAGAAGGAGATCGAACCCGAGGAGAAAGCCAACTAATCTGACAGATGAGACCATTGAGCTAAAACCCGGTCTCAAAATACTATAAAAAGATTTAACTTCATCGTcaactataatttttattatcacTAAAAATTCAAGACCAAACAGGAGTGCTTCACGAAAATCACATACTATCAGTACAGTAATATAATAATGTAATATTGCACTTACATACTATAATTCGACAAGTCGGATATAAACGACGTATGATCCATAGACTCCCCAGGCGTCTCCTCGTGCTTTGTCGGCTGCTCTTTCCCTCCCACCAGTCTTGCCGGATTTCCCACTGCTGTCGTTCTTGGAGGAACGTCTCTCAGAACCATGGATCCCGCACCAATCTTGGCCCCCTCCCCGATTTTAACGTTCCCCAATATCGTTGCCCCGGCACCAATCAAAACCCCATCACCAATCTTGGGATGCCTGTCTCCACCAAGATTTCCAGTTCCACCTAGCGTGACATGGTGAAGAATGGATACGTTGTTTCCAATCACAGCAGTCTCCCCGACTACTACTCCAGTTGCATGATCAAAAAGGATGCCTTTTCCGATTTTGGCAGCTGGGTGGATATCGACCGCAAAGACATCCGAGATGCGAGATTGAAGTGCGAGCGCCAAAGGCTTTCGGGATTGGGTCCAGAGCTTGTGAGCCACTCGGTGAGCCTGAGAGTGTAAACATGATTTCATTGCTCATATTTAGCTGAAAACGAGATACCAAGCGAGGAGTAAAAATAGAAATAGACGCATGTAGCAAATAAAAGATTCGATTTTTCAAGCAGAAAAGTGCCAACATAATTTGAGTTCAGAATTAATAAACTGATTAAAAACATAAGATGAATGTTAtttctccagcatcaaaactCCACGTCTCATTTACTTCATTTATCTGGTAAAATGTTAATCCTGGCCTCTTTcaaattaaaacacaaaaagaATACCATTTTTTGTAATGTGCAAAGAAGAAGTATCCATGACAAGTAATAAACTCTTCATGATCCATATAATTCATCCTTAAAAGTATGTTTGGCCCGTCAAGCTCGACCTCCCAAAATATTAGTTTTctctaaaaaaataacaattaaaatacacataatattaaaaatcgAATAAAATTTGAGTTACCAAAGATTTCAAGAGCTCCAAGTTCCTAATCCCTAACAAAAATTTTAGAAGCAAGCTAAGTTCTTGGAATGGCAAAATAACAACTCTAAAAACGAAAAAAGTCATACCTGGCAAGCAAGAAATCCCTTATAGTTAAGAAGGCAGTGAGAGAAGGAGACGCATGCGGGATCGCGGAAACGGCAGGCGCGAAGGTCGGCGACAGTGGCGGAGCGGAGGGTGGCGTCGTTGGAGAAGATATCGAGAAATAGATCATAGAGAAGAGTCGAAAGCAGAGTGGAGCAGCAAAGCTTGTTTCCCAAGTGAAAGGAGAGGGACCGCTCCAAGGAGAAGTGAGAAAGAATGGTGGCGTAGAGGTAGCTAGCTAGAGCTGGTTCTGCATCGGCGTCGCAACGAGCCTCGGATTTGATCTGGTTCCACACCCACGCCTCCTCCTCCGCCGACCCGAGTGGCGGGGGTGGTGTCGAAGGGTTGAGGAACTCTCCCCCTGGCATCAGGGAAAAACTGTCGTCTGGAGTAACCGAGGGCCGGTGTTCCCctctttggttttttttttttttggtatcacCTCTTTGTTTTCAAGTGTGAGTGAAGATAATTATTTCTcataatcatatattttttatttatatacgcaaataaaatatgtgcttcatcaataaatattaatataaaatttactattgttattttattaaaaaattaaaattNaattaatactttttcgtggatgacccatatagaatatctgtttcatgAGACTCtatcacatgagtttttgtgattatttaaaaaaaaaaatttgtgagatgatcttactagtaaattttatgaaacagatatcttattttaatcactcatgaaaaaatattaattttaatatcaaaaatattacttattattgtaaatatatgcATGGTTGacttgtatcacagataaagatacatgaaatcgtctcacaaaaaacctgctaattattttatttatatataaaaaaaagtggGTTCCTGTATCTATGAAtaaatagagtaggtctcttgtgagacggtctcacgaatctttatctgtgagacgggtcaatcctaccgatattcacaataaaaagtaatattttttcatggatgacccaaataagagatatgtctcacaaaatacgacccgtaaaaccgtctcacacaaatttttggtggataaatatgaatataaaatctATCTTTTTAGTTAACAACAAGTACATAAAAAATGATAGATACCTCTAATTagcttctttaaaaaaaaaatcctcttattATAATATGGTACCCATCAGAAAAATAAATTGACtggattttatttatgaaaattttaagcaGAAAATGAAAACTTTTGTCATTTCCTTTCATTACTAAATTGTCATCGTTATGATTACAAcgtattttattgaatttagcGCACTAAGCGTTAATAGCTTCTGAGGCCTAAGCAATTGTATTCGAATATACATATTGTATCCATATGACCATTTCTACATATNNNNNNNNNNNNNNNNNNNNNNNNNNNNNNNNNNNNNNNNNNNNNNNNNNNNNNNNNNNNNNNNNNNNNNNNNNNNNNNNNNNNNNNNNNNNNNNNNNNNNNNNNNNNNNNNNNNNNNNNNNNNNNNNNNNNNNNNNNNNNNNNNNNNNNNNNNNNNNNNNNNNNNNNNNNNNNNNNNNNNNNNNNNNNNNNNNNNNNNNNNNNNNNNNNNNNNNNNNNNNNNNNNNNNNNNNNNNNNNNNNNNNNNNNNNNNNNNNNNNNNNNNNNNNNNNNNNNNNNNNNNNNNNNNNNNNNNNNNNNNNNNNNNNNNNNNNNNNNNNNNNNNNNNNNNNNNNNNNNNNNNNNNNNNNNNNNNNNNNNNNNNNNNNNNNNNNNNNNNNNNNNNNNNNNNNNNNNNNNNNNNNNNNNNNNNNNNNNNNNNNNTagttgaaataattatttaaatatgataatttttgttattttttaattattaattttttatattttttattaagatCGACATAGTTtctaaaaatgtaaaaatataaataaagataaatattttgagaaatttaaaatattgttaaagtggatataatatattgattatagatttacaatttttttaaatacgtttttatgaaaaaaaaaattataaaataaaaattgattgtAATTGggtaggaatattttttttcaataaaaaatgtGACATGTCTGACACCAAAACAAGAGTAGAGTTCAAACTTATACACTTAAATAGTACTCTGATAGTAGATTTAATGActcatttttatatcaaattagtactataatattaattatatcgATATGAACAATTGGATACATGATTTGGGTATTACTATACGATAACATCTCATTAACCCAAAACAAGATATATGAAATAATTACTTTAACAAGCCTCTTagaatgttttataatatagttTGTAGTATACATAAATATTTGTGCTTCCGTGTGTGTGATGTCCTCAATCGTCAAAGTACAATTATGAGAGGGAAAAAAGCATGTTTATACTTAATTAGAGGGGAAACATCAAGCCACAAGAAATTGCACTATTTGTACAAAAATTATGTATACATGTTGCACGCttgtaaaattaaattatatgtgTGTGACAAGACTTTATCCATGGAGAATGatattggtttttttttcactatgtattattttttttacgatGTTGTTGACATGATATATGATATTGTTAATATATTTAATGTTCTGCAGTCTATATTTCTGgaaaaaaatgaatgaaaacTTGAACGAAGCATTGATGATTTAAGGGATGGGAAACAAAACATGGGAACTTATTGgatgaattttattatttttcttggaaGAAGTATAACACATTCTTTCTTCTTCGTTTTTTACCAATAAAAGAGTGGGATGAGACTTGGTTATAATTGCTATACATTGTAGGATCCAAGTTGTCTAAAATATCCAATATAAAACAATGTCTATCCAATCATCTAAATTTATTGTGCATACGTTTTCATAAAACCCCACCCACCATATGCATCATATCACATACAATATCCTTCGACATACATTGTTCTTAATACTAGCTAGCTAGTGTAGTATCCTCCCTCTCTATATCACAAATACACACCTAGCGCGCGTTTTACGAGCATTGTCGGTGCTTCGAATGCGaaaagttttgagtttttttgggtgaaaatgggCAGAAAATGCTCACATTGTGGGAATATTGGCCACAATTCGAGAACTTGCAACACTTCTTCCAAAGTGCCTGTTGGTGGAGTGAGGCTTTTTGGTGTCGAAATTGACATCTCCTCCGCCTCTTCAATTCCCATCAAGAAAAGCCTTAGTTTGGATTGCTTATCCTCCACATCACCCTTATCTCCATCTCCTTCAACTTCCTTATCTTCGTCCATGTTTTCGATTAATGAGAACTCCGATAAGACATCCGCTGGATACCAATCTGATGGCCCGTTAGACCGAGCTCCCGAAAGAAAGAAAGGTAGGCTACAATCGGGACAAATCAACAGTTCTTAAGGACGGAACTTGTCGATTTACCAAAGTTACATGaaaagtttcaaaaaaaaaatcatcgtAGTGATTGTTCAAATCACGTTATATGGCCGTTTTCAACTCTCTTTCATGATTCATTGATGTTTGGTTATTGATTTTGGTTTGTTAGGAGTTCCATGGACAGAAGAGGAGCATCGCATGTTCCTACTCGGACTCGAAAAGCTCGGGAAAGGAGATTGGAGAGGGATTTCAAGAAACTTTGTGACTTCTAGGACTCCAAGTCAAGTTGCAAGCCATGCTCAGAAGTATTTTCTCCGACAGGGCGGCCTCAACAAGAAAAAACGACGCTCTAGCCTCTTCGATATGGTAAAACGAACTCGAAACAGCCCATATGTATATGTCTTCTTACTTTGTACGTGTTGCATCTTCTGTCATACTAGTTCTAATGTTGCATTGAAGTATAACATTGATGTAGGTTGGAGACATCAATCTAGTGCATCAAACTGAAAATGATGCTTGTTTGGAGACTTCTTCTTCGAAATTGAGCCAAGAATTTCATGAAGGCGTGAATCCATTTCAGATGGCCTCCCAAAAAAATGTCATTTGGGCTTATGAATCTCTCAACTTCAACTCTCCTGATGCAGCTGATCATCTTGAGTTACAGCTTTCACTTTCAGGCTCAGCTCCAACTACTTGAATGGGGCAGAACGAATCTTCGCCTTCGTCGCTTTTAATTGAATCGATTCGGgttatttgatttttcatttGAATGTTGTTGTTACAGCATGATCAATGGAAGAatagtttttcaaaaaatgaaataCACATGCTTTAGTACCATGAAAAGTAGTTGGAGTTTTTTCCCTTTCTAGTTGCTATAGTCCAATGATTGAACCTTGAACCTTAACCTTTGAAGCAGTTATATTTTCCCCACTACTTAATTTATACTTAATTAAGGTTGGTTTGACTGCATTTGCTCCACTAATATAGTCTCAAATGTCATGAGGATCTCGTTGGCCTTGGCAAAAATCTCGGGTTCGAGTATCGTGAATGAAGACTTCGAATTAGTTTGGACACAATATGACTCCGAGAATCTTGTTGCAACCAAGCTGAGACTCTACAAGCAGTTTGGCACTCGAAGCtcgtttcaaatttgataagttCAAGTCGAGCTTGAACCTTTTATCGATGTCTTAAGCTTCCATCCTCGAGTTTtagaatttaattttcatttttaagaaatatttacaTCTTATCCTTATAAATTTGAAACATTTGAGGGCTTCTTTCTAAATAGAATTTCCCACTCAACCTCGTAAAATCCCACTCGATAGAGTTCGAGTTTGAATACTATTTTGTGGTTGTCTCCGAGTCAGTCACTCGAGCTGGGGCTCAAGTCATTTGAACTCTTGCCACCCTTTATAAACTAGAAAAATAACAGTACCATCAAAAGATAAACACATCGAAACTTTGAGGtttgattttttaaacaaataaaacaataaCATAGTATTGTGTTATAGTGTCTACATCCAATTATAAAAAATTGTCACCATGATCACATAAATAAACCAACCCTAGGAGATTTTGTAATTATaggttaaatatataatattcataCAAAAGTTGAGatacaataattgtctctgtaGAGAGAGGGATTGAACCGTGGTTCTTGAACTGTTTTATCATTAACtatgttatttttgtaaaaCGGCAAACGTCAAATCATATCATTGATATTAGAGCTAATATTACATGTTCGATTATCATTGATTGCAATGATTGCGATTATTTGGAAGAAGATTGTTGTGGTACAATAAGTGCGAGCGATCAAATCGTTGTGCTTGAGCTgatgtatattttaaaatatttgagttgtactaTTATCACGacttataatttttagtaaagtAATAATAGATGATtcctataataaatatatatatttatttatgatgacTAAGGTAGACCAGGCAAACGACAAGGATCACACAAATTGATGTCCAAAATTGCATGCCACCAGGTTAGAGGAATTTTGTCCATATTGCCTCGAATAAAAAACACCAAGTTCAATCATGCATGCCCCGAAGGAATAGACAAATTAAAGGCATATGATATAATTTTGGATGCAACGACATATAATATGGACCACGTACGGTCTAAATCCAATTAATTGTGTATATATACCGATTGCTATTTACAGTCTATAAATATCGATATACCgtaaaattatttaactagtattCTAAAATGACATTGGGCAATGCACGTAGACTCGTACgacatttataaaattaatacacATATGCATGTAATAAATCTCAATAATTATGTGCAGCAAACTTttatttccctttttttttcctGGAATTGTGGCAGACTATAAAATTTTCTCCCGACAAGTCACACATATATATGATAAGTACTAATAATataatttcacaaaatttatattCCATTTGTGAATAAAACAACAATTCATTTTTACGACAGTATCGATTATGGAaactggtttttttttaataatattttttgataatgaaattaaaatgggagaaaatataatattccgTTAAGGGATACAACAATTATTGGACTTTTTGGTCAAGGAATTTTTCAGGACATTCGTCCTGTCAAATTTAAAAGTTGGACCATCAAAAAACAGGACCACGGATTAAACTAGAAGATCTCATTAATTGGTGGCTTTTCGAGAAATGGACagtggaaaaaataaaaaaggaaattaattttctcatttaATGGATATTTATGCTCTAGCTCGTTGTTTTTGTGGTAGTCGTCTTGATGTCGGggtatatataaaaatattccctcagcttaagaaaatattcgatatagaggagaatatatttgttttaatcatgttttttcttttaagtTTGGTGTCCGAGGAGCTACAAGGCACCgactgttaaattttttttaaattaaatagtatcttttgtttttatttaatttgattgggtaaatatttatgtttttaatttttaaatataagaaatatttaaatcatgtataaattaaattttaatcaaacTTGAGATTTTTTAGTTAGCGtatgatttattataattgGATTTCGAACACGACTCATAAAACAATGGAATACAGTTTACCATTTGATATTTGATGCCTagcttcattttttaaaaaatggtccATGTTTCTAAATAAATTATCTGTGCACTTTTCAAAAACCAAAACGATGTTTCTATATATTTACGTTtagtttcaaaatatatatatatatatatatttacgtttatttttttatagtatAACAACGTTTGAGACACAGACTCTTCAACATAATGAAATGTCACTATTACCCCTCCTCCACCAACCACctcattataatttattttgtatatatctcgacaaggcaaaaacttgtgggagacgatttcacgagtcgtatttgtgagacggatctcttatttgggccatccatgaaaaagtaataCAAGCGAAAGGAGTACATAAGATGCATGTCGAGATACGTGTGTATGATTTTATGTAGTATTTTAATCActcgatttttttatttttttttatgagttaattatgatatgataaatTCAGATACTTAATGTGaagatgaaatatatttttccaaaaaaagaactaaaaaaatttacaaaaatgtgATTTGTTGTGGTTTGTGTGGTGACACACCTCAACAGATTTCATGATATACATGTT comes from Primulina huaijiensis isolate GDHJ02 chromosome 2, ASM1229523v2, whole genome shotgun sequence and encodes:
- the LOC140961354 gene encoding serine acetyltransferase 5-like isoform X1; translation: MPGGEFLNPSTPPPPLGSAEEEAWVWNQIKSEARCDADAEPALASYLYATILSHFSLERSLSFHLGNKLCCSTLLSTLLYDLFLDIFSNDATLRSATVADLRACRFRDPACVSFSHCLLNYKGFLACQAHRVAHKLWTQSRKPLALALQSRISDVFAVDIHPAAKIGKGILFDHATGVVVGETAVIGNNVSILHHVTLGGTGNLGGDRHPKIGDGVLIGAGATILGNVKIGEGAKIGAGSMVLRDVPPRTTAVGNPARLVGGKEQPTKHEETPGESMDHTSFISDLSNYSMLLNLPLRNGCQRSKLLSRWLVRIRKKQLYGIGSQAYVTFSDALSGHAGRASSTSSSTVIAEAIAHADAAIAIACSC
- the LOC140961354 gene encoding serine acetyltransferase 5-like isoform X2, which codes for MPGGEFLNPSTPPPPLGSAEEEAWVWNQIKSEARCDADAEPALASYLYATILSHFSLERSLSFHLGNKLCCSTLLSTLLYDLFLDIFSNDATLRSATVADLRACRFRDPACVSFSHCLLNYKGFLACQAHRVAHKLWTQSRKPLALALQSRISDVFAVDIHPAAKIGKGILFDHATGVVVGETAVIGNNVSILHHVTLGGTGNLGGDRHPKIGDGVLIGAGATILGNVKIGEGAKIGAGSMVLRDVPPRTTAVGNPARLVGGKEQPTKHEETPGESMDHTSFISDLSNYSM
- the LOC140971417 gene encoding transcription factor MYBS3-like gives rise to the protein MGRKCSHCGNIGHNSRTCNTSSKVPVGGVRLFGVEIDISSASSIPIKKSLSLDCLSSTSPLSPSPSTSLSSSMFSINENSDKTSAGYQSDGPLDRAPERKKGVPWTEEEHRMFLLGLEKLGKGDWRGISRNFVTSRTPSQVASHAQKYFLRQGGLNKKKRRSSLFDMVGDINLVHQTENDACLETSSSKLSQEFHEGVNPFQMASQKNVIWAYESLNFNSPDAADHLELQLSLSGSAPTT